The proteins below are encoded in one region of Deinococcus seoulensis:
- a CDS encoding dipeptidase — translation MTHQTPDLSAALNREQANEELFALLRLPSVSADPTRKGDMAATAEFLRAKLAGLGFTARIDPTAGHPVVYAERLNAPGKPTVLIYGHYDVQPEAPLEEWVTPPFEPTIRDGRIYARGSTDDKGQAYAHVKGVELLLAQGELPVNVKFLLEGEEEIGSPNLEPYLRDHAEELKADVIVISDGSRFAPDVPTITYGVRGLSYVEIHVQGANRDLHSGSYGGAAPNPIGALAEIITRLKDDQGRVTIPGFYDGIDDLTDTERQMWADLPHDDAEFAASIGVPALPGEAGYTTLERLWGRPTLDVNGIWGGYQGEGSKTVIAAKAGAKVSMRLVPGQDPDRITGLITDYVPTLAPAGTTAVVHPHHGGRPFKFDLNSPYNLAANRALKRVFGREAVFARTGGSIPIVAAFNDLLHAPVLFVDLGLNEDAPHSPNESFAVSDYHNGILTSAYLLQELGAPATE, via the coding sequence ATGACCCATCAGACTCCGGACCTGAGTGCCGCCCTGAACCGCGAGCAGGCGAACGAGGAACTGTTCGCGCTGCTGCGCCTCCCCTCGGTCAGCGCCGACCCGACCCGCAAGGGCGACATGGCCGCCACCGCCGAGTTCCTGCGCGCCAAACTGGCGGGGCTGGGCTTCACGGCCCGCATCGACCCGACCGCCGGGCACCCCGTCGTGTACGCCGAACGCCTGAACGCCCCCGGCAAACCCACCGTCCTGATCTACGGCCACTACGACGTGCAGCCCGAGGCGCCCCTGGAAGAATGGGTCACGCCGCCCTTTGAGCCGACCATCCGCGACGGGCGCATCTACGCGCGCGGCAGCACCGACGACAAGGGCCAGGCCTACGCGCACGTCAAGGGCGTGGAACTGCTGCTCGCGCAGGGCGAACTGCCCGTGAACGTGAAATTCCTGCTGGAAGGCGAGGAGGAGATCGGCAGCCCGAACCTCGAACCGTACCTGCGGGACCACGCCGAGGAACTGAAGGCCGACGTGATCGTCATCAGCGACGGGAGCCGCTTCGCGCCCGACGTGCCCACCATCACCTACGGCGTGCGCGGCCTCAGCTACGTCGAGATTCACGTTCAGGGCGCCAACCGCGACCTGCACAGCGGCAGCTACGGCGGCGCCGCCCCCAACCCCATTGGCGCCCTGGCGGAGATCATCACGCGCCTCAAGGACGACCAGGGCCGCGTCACCATCCCCGGCTTCTACGACGGCATCGACGACCTGACCGACACCGAACGCCAGATGTGGGCCGACCTGCCCCACGACGACGCTGAATTCGCCGCCAGCATCGGCGTGCCCGCCCTGCCCGGCGAAGCCGGGTACACCACCCTGGAACGCCTGTGGGGCCGCCCCACCCTCGACGTGAACGGCATCTGGGGCGGCTACCAGGGCGAAGGCAGCAAGACCGTCATCGCCGCCAAGGCCGGAGCCAAGGTCAGCATGCGCCTCGTGCCCGGACAGGACCCCGACCGCATCACGGGACTGATCACCGACTACGTGCCCACCCTTGCGCCCGCAGGGACCACCGCCGTCGTCCACCCGCACCACGGCGGCCGTCCCTTCAAGTTCGACCTGAACAGCCCCTACAACCTCGCCGCGAACCGCGCCCTCAAGCGCGTCTTCGGCCGTGAAGCCGTGTTCGCCCGCACCGGCGGCAGCATCCCCATCGTCGCCGCGTTCAACGACCTGCTGCACGCCCCGGTCCTGTTCGTGGACCTTGGCCTGAACGAGGACGCCCCCCACAGCCCCAACGAGAGCTTCGCCGTCAGCGACTACCACAACGGCATCCTCACCAGCGCCTACCTGCTTCAGGAACTCGGCGCACCCGCGACCGAATGA
- a CDS encoding PaaI family thioesterase, whose amino-acid sequence MTQAATLPAFAAQAVKKALHDIPMNATVGVQITDVGVGWATGEAPDTAPFRNHLGTIHAGVQFLLAEAVSGAAFAGAFAAQLAGAVPLIEKLETHYVNRAVGDLTARAEAADPAGIAAAHAEFAADGKARLIVNVTVQDGEGKDVMRAVAHWYLRARPQAK is encoded by the coding sequence ATGACTCAAGCTGCCACCCTGCCCGCTTTCGCTGCCCAGGCCGTCAAGAAGGCCCTGCATGACATTCCCATGAACGCCACGGTCGGCGTGCAGATCACCGACGTGGGCGTCGGCTGGGCGACCGGGGAGGCGCCGGACACCGCCCCGTTCCGCAACCACCTGGGCACCATTCACGCGGGCGTGCAGTTCCTGCTGGCCGAGGCTGTGAGTGGCGCGGCGTTCGCGGGGGCGTTCGCGGCGCAACTGGCGGGCGCCGTGCCCCTGATCGAGAAACTGGAGACGCACTACGTGAACCGCGCCGTGGGCGACCTGACCGCGCGGGCCGAGGCGGCCGACCCGGCGGGGATCGCGGCGGCGCACGCCGAGTTCGCAGCGGACGGCAAGGCCCGCCTGATCGTGAACGTGACCGTGCAGGACGGCGAGGGCAAGGACGTGATGCGCGCCGTCGCCCACTGGTACCTGCGCGCCCGCCCCCAGGCGAAGTAA
- the hspR gene encoding heat shock protein transcriptional repressor HspR, fused homodimer type: MPSDSRHRPVYVISVAAELVDMHPQTLRLYERKGLIRPGRSSGKTRLYSERDIEHLREIRRLTQELGVNLAGVEEVMRLQHELDDIQGEFEAEIERIEDELRAQAQPRALPGPDGRVDPKDRPVYVISIAAELVDMHPQTLRLYERKQLIRPGRSSGKTRLYSERDIEHLREIRRLTQELGVNLAGVEEIMRLRHQLDSTRAGLESNVRRIQDDITDRMTKWRTLPEGDGAGTDDDG; this comes from the coding sequence ATGCCCTCTGACTCCAGACATCGGCCCGTGTACGTCATCTCCGTGGCGGCGGAACTGGTGGACATGCACCCCCAGACGCTGCGGCTGTACGAACGCAAGGGTCTGATCCGCCCCGGTCGCAGCAGCGGCAAGACCCGCCTGTACAGCGAACGCGACATCGAGCACCTGCGCGAGATTCGCCGCCTGACGCAGGAACTCGGCGTGAACCTCGCCGGGGTCGAGGAGGTCATGCGCCTCCAGCATGAACTGGACGACATTCAGGGCGAGTTCGAGGCGGAGATCGAACGGATCGAGGACGAGTTGCGGGCGCAGGCGCAGCCGCGTGCCCTGCCGGGACCGGACGGCAGGGTGGACCCGAAGGACCGGCCCGTGTACGTGATCAGCATCGCGGCGGAACTGGTGGACATGCACCCCCAGACGCTGCGGCTGTACGAGCGTAAGCAGCTGATCCGTCCGGGGCGCAGCAGCGGCAAGACGCGGCTGTACAGCGAGCGGGACATCGAGCACCTGCGCGAGATCCGCCGCCTGACGCAGGAACTCGGCGTGAACCTCGCCGGGGTCGAGGAGATCATGCGCCTGCGTCATCAGCTGGATTCCACGCGTGCCGGGCTGGAAAGCAACGTGCGGCGCATTCAGGACGACATCACGGACCGCATGACCAAGTGGCGCACCCTGCCGGAAGGGGACGGCGCGGGCACCGACGACGACGGGTGA
- a CDS encoding DUF402 domain-containing protein has translation MKRKDGRYLQFFPGVQGTQRVVTLPEGWLVDVTFTHVPQPHAVTVHGVTVPTLAVGARWLTLVPTQGHATLLVILHGETPVFAYADVCAATGIGEDGMPWLDDLYLDVQATLNADWTPGVPEIIDADELDTALHRGEITPEQHALAWVTAREVAAQLTCHANPLLHAVRAFVLGGGASG, from the coding sequence GTGAAGCGCAAGGATGGTCGGTACCTTCAGTTCTTCCCTGGCGTGCAGGGGACGCAGCGCGTCGTGACGCTCCCGGAGGGTTGGCTGGTGGACGTGACCTTCACGCACGTTCCTCAGCCGCATGCGGTGACCGTTCACGGGGTCACGGTGCCCACCCTGGCGGTCGGGGCGCGCTGGCTGACGCTGGTGCCCACGCAGGGGCACGCGACCCTGCTGGTCATCCTGCACGGGGAAACCCCCGTGTTCGCCTACGCGGACGTGTGCGCCGCCACCGGCATAGGAGAGGACGGCATGCCGTGGCTGGATGACCTGTACCTCGACGTGCAAGCTACCCTGAACGCGGACTGGACGCCCGGCGTGCCGGAAATCATCGACGCGGATGAACTCGACACCGCCCTGCACAGGGGCGAGATCACCCCGGAGCAGCACGCACTGGCCTGGGTTACGGCGCGGGAGGTGGCGGCGCAATTGACCTGCCATGCGAACCCGCTTCTGCATGCAGTCCGGGCGTTCGTGCTGGGTGGCGGGGCGTCAGGGTGA
- a CDS encoding DUF402 domain-containing protein, which translates to MKRKVFDLSGWARVTRHTQTVLHVPGHVIVDFVAHEVNRSLDVPIPGRDGLRRILGSGYRWVRAHPTTGEGTPGSALTIQLDPTGRPVQYYIDLHGGEGWHDSGYPWHDDLYLDVIGHPAEHAPWTVAATAIIDGDELDDAVTQGLVTPAQADATWTHARHVETQLQAGTYPPVHVLKRYLEDPYT; encoded by the coding sequence ATGAAACGGAAAGTCTTTGACCTGAGCGGCTGGGCGCGCGTCACCCGGCACACCCAGACCGTCCTGCACGTTCCCGGTCACGTGATCGTGGATTTCGTCGCGCACGAGGTCAACCGGTCCCTCGATGTGCCCATCCCCGGACGGGACGGCCTGCGCCGCATCCTGGGCAGCGGGTACCGCTGGGTGCGCGCCCACCCCACCACCGGGGAGGGCACGCCCGGCAGCGCCCTGACCATCCAGCTTGACCCTACCGGGCGACCCGTGCAGTACTACATCGACCTGCACGGCGGCGAAGGCTGGCACGACAGCGGGTACCCCTGGCACGACGACCTGTACCTCGACGTGATCGGCCACCCCGCCGAACACGCCCCCTGGACGGTCGCCGCGACCGCGATCATCGACGGGGACGAACTCGACGACGCCGTCACCCAGGGCCTCGTCACACCCGCCCAGGCCGACGCCACCTGGACGCACGCCCGGCACGTCGAAACGCAACTCCAGGCGGGCACCTACCCACCCGTACACGTCCTGAAACGCTACCTGGAAGACCCGTACACCTGA
- a CDS encoding VanZ family protein, with the protein MSGRRPRPLWWVPALLIMGAIWSLSSAPQTPGPSLEHPKDWIAHFTAYLALAFTLARATGRRGAALVIAAWFGALDEAHQAFVPPREAGVQDWLFDVAGAWLGSWLALRGAARTSARPDGAPERAVSHAT; encoded by the coding sequence TTGAGCGGCAGGCGTCCCAGGCCGTTGTGGTGGGTGCCGGCGCTGCTGATCATGGGGGCCATCTGGTCCCTGAGCAGCGCGCCGCAGACGCCGGGACCGTCGCTGGAGCACCCGAAGGACTGGATCGCGCACTTCACGGCGTACCTCGCGCTGGCGTTCACGCTGGCCCGCGCGACCGGGCGGCGCGGCGCGGCGCTGGTGATCGCGGCGTGGTTCGGCGCGCTGGACGAGGCGCATCAGGCGTTCGTGCCGCCGCGTGAGGCGGGCGTGCAGGACTGGCTGTTCGACGTGGCGGGCGCGTGGCTGGGTTCATGGCTGGCCCTGCGCGGCGCGGCCCGCACGTCGGCCCGGCCGGACGGGGCTCCGGAGCGGGCCGTGAGCCACGCGACCTGA
- a CDS encoding AAA family ATPase translates to MTTALSSASIPTGHVAALQAALTQLDSVILGKGGQIRLALTCLLARGHLLIEDQPGVGKTTLAQALARTCGLEFRRVQFTADLLPADLTGVSVWDAPAAAFRFVPGPVFSEMLLADEINRATPRTQGALLEAMEERQVSEGGVTRPLPQPFFVIATQNPAAFVGTSPLPEAQLDRFLMTVTLGYPDVRAERQLLETGGRSQSVRDLGAVLSAPALLAMQAEVDRVHAAAPLLDYLQLLARATREHPALAAGLSPRALLALLAAARAWAYLHGRPMALPEDVQAVFPALAAHRLPPRDPSVNVGTLIRALLADTPIP, encoded by the coding sequence ATGACGACCGCCCTGAGTTCCGCTTCCATTCCCACCGGGCACGTCGCGGCCCTGCAGGCGGCCCTGACGCAGCTGGACAGCGTCATCCTGGGCAAGGGTGGGCAGATCCGGCTGGCCCTGACCTGCCTGCTGGCGCGCGGGCACCTGCTGATCGAGGATCAGCCGGGCGTGGGGAAGACCACGCTGGCGCAGGCGCTGGCCCGCACCTGCGGCCTGGAGTTCCGGCGCGTGCAGTTCACGGCGGACCTGCTGCCCGCCGACCTGACCGGCGTGAGCGTCTGGGACGCCCCGGCCGCCGCGTTCCGGTTCGTGCCGGGGCCGGTGTTCAGCGAGATGCTGCTGGCCGACGAGATCAACCGCGCCACGCCCCGCACGCAGGGCGCGCTGCTGGAAGCCATGGAGGAACGGCAGGTCTCGGAAGGTGGCGTGACCCGCCCGCTGCCGCAGCCGTTCTTCGTGATCGCCACGCAGAACCCGGCGGCGTTCGTGGGTACCAGCCCCCTGCCGGAAGCGCAGCTGGACCGTTTCCTGATGACCGTCACGCTGGGCTACCCGGACGTGCGCGCCGAGCGGCAACTGCTGGAAACCGGGGGCCGCAGCCAGAGCGTCCGGGACCTGGGCGCCGTCCTGAGCGCCCCGGCCCTGCTGGCCATGCAGGCCGAGGTGGACCGCGTGCACGCCGCCGCGCCGCTGCTGGATTACCTGCAACTGCTGGCCCGCGCCACCCGCGAACACCCTGCGCTGGCCGCCGGGCTGAGCCCGCGCGCGCTGCTGGCGCTGCTGGCCGCCGCGCGCGCCTGGGCGTACCTGCACGGGCGGCCCATGGCACTGCCCGAGGACGTGCAGGCCGTGTTCCCGGCGCTGGCCGCGCACCGACTGCCGCCCCGCGACCCGTCCGTGAACGTGGGCACGCTGATCAGGGCGCTGCTGGCCGACACGCCCATCCCCTGA
- the mce gene encoding methylmalonyl-CoA epimerase, which yields MTVLLLDHVAIATPDLEAGSAPYVALGLHPEGPDEEVASQGVRVRAFQVGETLIELLMPTRDDSPIAAFLARKGPGLHHTAYRVADLNAEMTRLRADGARFLNEEPTPGRAGSRVAFLHPKWGAGTLIELVEHPAGGHPAGGHA from the coding sequence ATGACTGTGTTGCTGCTGGATCACGTGGCGATCGCCACCCCGGACCTGGAGGCGGGTTCGGCGCCGTACGTGGCGCTGGGCCTGCACCCGGAAGGGCCGGACGAGGAGGTCGCGTCGCAGGGCGTGCGGGTGCGGGCGTTCCAGGTGGGGGAGACCCTGATCGAACTGCTGATGCCCACGCGGGACGACAGCCCGATTGCGGCTTTCCTGGCGCGCAAGGGGCCGGGGCTGCATCACACGGCGTACCGCGTGGCGGACCTGAACGCCGAGATGACCCGCCTGCGCGCGGACGGCGCGCGGTTCCTGAACGAGGAGCCCACGCCGGGCCGCGCCGGGTCACGCGTGGCGTTCCTGCACCCGAAGTGGGGCGCGGGCACCCTGATCGAGCTGGTCGAGCATCCAGCCGGTGGGCATCCAGCGGGTGGGCACGCTTGA
- a CDS encoding metallophosphoesterase, which translates to MRPLWVIGDIHGAYDKLRAILLRAGLIDFDGSWTAGDAHVVFLGDYVDRGPNGVGVIRLIRSLEVQAQEVGGQVTALLGNHEVMFLAALVFRHSDPQDRYGYREYWLENGGQVRDADLLEPSDLAWLCGRPAMATSHDWLLVHADSLMYLKLGSSVEGVNAAVLDLMTNPDPDDWGAFLNAFTDRFAFVLGAGDEKARQMLSTFGGQRIAHGHTPVYVLLDEHLHGPTVGAGAPIPYAGRLCVAMDSGMAYREDAGFIARLNRHGIAEVVTFPSGGDFY; encoded by the coding sequence ATGAGGCCTCTGTGGGTGATCGGGGATATTCACGGCGCGTACGACAAGTTGCGTGCCATCCTGCTGCGCGCGGGCCTGATCGACTTCGACGGCAGCTGGACGGCCGGGGACGCGCACGTGGTGTTCCTGGGTGACTACGTGGACCGCGGCCCGAACGGCGTGGGCGTGATCCGCCTGATCCGCAGCCTGGAGGTGCAGGCGCAGGAGGTGGGCGGGCAGGTGACGGCGCTGCTGGGTAACCACGAGGTGATGTTCCTGGCGGCGCTGGTGTTCCGGCACAGCGACCCGCAGGACCGTTACGGGTACCGGGAGTACTGGCTGGAGAACGGCGGGCAGGTGCGGGACGCGGACCTGCTGGAACCCAGTGACCTGGCGTGGCTGTGCGGGCGGCCGGCCATGGCGACCTCGCACGACTGGCTGCTGGTGCACGCCGACAGCCTGATGTACCTGAAGCTGGGCAGCAGCGTCGAGGGCGTGAACGCCGCCGTGCTGGACCTGATGACGAACCCCGACCCGGACGACTGGGGCGCGTTCCTGAACGCCTTCACGGACCGTTTCGCGTTCGTGCTGGGCGCCGGGGACGAGAAGGCCCGGCAGATGCTGAGTACCTTCGGCGGGCAGCGGATCGCGCACGGGCACACGCCGGTGTACGTGCTGCTGGACGAGCACCTGCACGGCCCGACCGTGGGGGCGGGGGCGCCCATTCCGTACGCGGGGCGGCTGTGCGTGGCGATGGACAGCGGCATGGCGTACCGCGAGGACGCCGGATTCATCGCCCGACTGAACCGTCACGGAATCGCGGAGGTCGTGACCTTCCCCAGCGGCGGCGACTTCTACTGA
- the purN gene encoding phosphoribosylglycinamide formyltransferase codes for MKLGFLASHGGSAARHLVEACRAGDLNATPVALVSNNSRSPALAWARDAGLTTAHLSSARYPDPDDLDAAILEVLVSAGADTLVLSGYMREIGPRVLNHFEGRLVNIHPSLLPRHGGRGMYGDRVHEAVLASGDTESGATVHLVTAGIDEGPVLAQARVPVLPGDDLASLKARVQATEGELMLRAVRSLA; via the coding sequence ATGAAACTGGGCTTTCTCGCCTCGCACGGCGGCAGCGCCGCGCGGCACCTCGTCGAGGCCTGCCGCGCAGGCGACCTGAACGCCACCCCCGTCGCGCTGGTCAGCAACAACAGCCGCTCCCCGGCCCTCGCCTGGGCACGCGACGCGGGCCTCACGACCGCGCACCTCAGCAGCGCCAGATACCCCGACCCGGACGACCTCGACGCCGCCATCCTCGAAGTCCTCGTCAGCGCGGGCGCGGACACACTCGTCCTCAGCGGCTACATGCGCGAGATCGGCCCCCGCGTCCTGAACCACTTCGAGGGCCGACTCGTGAACATCCACCCCAGCCTCCTGCCCCGCCACGGCGGACGCGGCATGTACGGCGACCGCGTCCACGAGGCCGTCCTCGCCAGCGGCGACACCGAAAGCGGCGCCACCGTCCACCTCGTCACCGCCGGCATTGACGAGGGACCCGTGCTGGCGCAGGCCCGCGTACCCGTCCTGCCCGGCGACGACCTCGCCAGCCTCAAAGCCCGCGTGCAGGCCACTGAGGGCGAACTGATGCTGCGGGCCGTCCGCAGCCTCGCGTAG
- a CDS encoding transglutaminaseTgpA domain-containing protein, giving the protein MSAALHLRPTGFGLAFLILILLTLIGCVNYGLSLGYGLTFLLGGVWVITAAQAMRAARSLTLTVRPAGPAHAGQPASLNVQAQASGDSGTLEVRLRGQGRELRAALHVPAGGAALTVAFPASVRGPLTLQVGAWAQDRLGLWRAALPARPDPVTLLVWPAPESPVPPVPDRAAPGVGGEGHRGPGDEEFAGLRPYQPGDSPRQVSWRHVARTGQLLTRETDAARGHATDLHWQDAPGDAEARASRLSAWAQHLSALGTPFALTLPGTHLKAASGEAHLHAALNALATVDPLPAAPVPARGAARLVSHAATLVTQATPPTLLALAVTLAPGALRQPVWITLPIALLLAHALARVLPRPGRTLDPLPVWLLALLAVGGAAALIATQGTLLGRDAGTAFLGLLIALKTAESRSSRDGRILILLGLFMTSTHYFYSQGPLSALHTLISAAFLLAAAPAWIAPVTSGPASTPATPGGEGRRTHLRDSLLGAGRLLALAAPLALVLFVLFPRPDRPLWQLPVQGQATTGLSNEISAGEYSNLAQNSAVAFRADFQGALPTPDQRYWRGPVYEAYDGRTWRQVRAPGRTPSVDVTGPPLNYTLTLEPSGNPWLLALDVPLTVPDGAFLTNAFQAVTPRPVTTRRRVELQSRAARLGVQEDPDRLAFDLQLPAGQNPRAVALAASWRNLNLQARVQAGLDLLRTGGFTYTLSPPLLPEQDRVDAFLFSSRQGFCEHYASSFAFLMRAAGLSARVVGGYQGGEQNGSYLIVRQQDAHAWTEIWLPGQGWVRVDPTAVVAPARVSAGLSTALTRPQAAAPTAPGTLKRLQLRLDAIQNRWNDLVVDYDGDRQSDLLTRAGLGGVGSTPYLLLLPTLIALTLLPALLLARRRARPSDPASRALHDLSVRLHLPRAPGETPTAYMTRAATQHPHLHAALQDVLNAYHAARYAPHPTPDTLTRLRRAVRNIRR; this is encoded by the coding sequence ATGAGCGCCGCGCTGCACCTGCGGCCCACGGGGTTCGGGCTGGCGTTCCTGATCCTGATCCTGCTCACCCTGATCGGCTGCGTGAACTACGGCCTGAGCCTCGGGTACGGTCTGACGTTCCTGCTGGGCGGCGTGTGGGTGATCACGGCGGCGCAGGCCATGCGGGCCGCGCGCAGCCTGACCCTGACCGTGCGCCCGGCCGGTCCCGCGCACGCCGGGCAGCCCGCCTCGCTGAACGTGCAGGCCCAGGCCTCCGGGGACAGCGGCACGCTGGAAGTCCGCCTGCGCGGCCAGGGACGCGAACTGCGCGCCGCGCTGCACGTACCGGCAGGCGGCGCGGCCCTGACCGTGGCGTTCCCGGCCTCCGTGCGCGGCCCCCTGACCCTCCAGGTCGGCGCCTGGGCTCAGGACCGGCTGGGCCTGTGGCGCGCCGCGCTGCCCGCCCGGCCGGACCCCGTGACGCTGCTGGTCTGGCCCGCCCCGGAAAGCCCGGTCCCGCCGGTCCCGGACCGCGCGGCGCCCGGCGTGGGCGGCGAAGGCCACCGCGGCCCCGGCGACGAGGAATTCGCCGGACTGCGCCCCTACCAGCCCGGCGACTCGCCCCGGCAGGTGTCGTGGCGGCACGTGGCCCGCACCGGGCAACTCCTGACCCGCGAGACCGACGCCGCGCGCGGGCACGCCACCGATCTGCACTGGCAGGACGCGCCGGGCGACGCCGAGGCCCGCGCCTCCCGCCTGAGCGCCTGGGCGCAGCACCTCTCGGCGCTGGGCACGCCGTTCGCGCTGACGTTGCCCGGCACGCACCTGAAGGCCGCCAGCGGCGAGGCGCACCTGCACGCCGCACTGAACGCCCTGGCGACCGTGGACCCCCTGCCCGCCGCGCCCGTCCCGGCCAGGGGCGCGGCGCGGCTGGTGTCGCACGCCGCCACGCTGGTCACGCAGGCCACGCCACCCACGCTGCTGGCCCTGGCGGTCACGCTGGCGCCCGGCGCACTGCGGCAACCCGTGTGGATCACGTTGCCGATCGCGCTGCTGCTGGCACACGCCCTGGCCCGCGTGCTACCACGCCCCGGCCGGACACTCGACCCGCTGCCCGTGTGGCTGCTGGCGCTGCTGGCCGTCGGCGGGGCCGCCGCGCTGATCGCCACGCAGGGCACCCTGCTGGGCCGCGACGCCGGAACGGCCTTCCTGGGCCTGCTGATCGCCCTGAAAACCGCCGAGAGCCGCTCGTCCCGCGACGGACGCATCCTGATCCTGCTGGGACTGTTCATGACCAGCACGCACTACTTCTACAGTCAGGGGCCGCTCTCGGCGCTGCACACCCTGATCAGCGCCGCGTTCCTGCTGGCCGCCGCGCCCGCCTGGATCGCCCCGGTCACCTCTGGCCCGGCCTCCACCCCGGCCACCCCCGGCGGGGAAGGGAGGCGCACGCACCTGCGTGACTCGCTGCTGGGCGCGGGCCGCCTGCTGGCCCTGGCAGCCCCGCTGGCACTGGTGCTGTTCGTGCTGTTCCCCCGCCCCGACCGCCCCCTGTGGCAACTGCCGGTGCAGGGGCAGGCCACCACCGGCCTGAGCAACGAGATCAGCGCCGGCGAGTACTCGAACCTCGCGCAGAACAGCGCCGTCGCCTTCCGCGCCGACTTCCAGGGCGCGCTGCCCACCCCCGACCAGCGCTACTGGCGCGGCCCCGTCTACGAGGCGTACGACGGCCGCACCTGGCGGCAGGTCCGCGCGCCCGGCCGGACACCCAGCGTGGACGTGACCGGCCCACCCCTGAACTACACCCTGACCCTGGAACCCAGCGGCAACCCCTGGCTGCTGGCGCTGGACGTGCCCCTGACCGTCCCGGACGGCGCGTTCCTGACCAACGCCTTCCAGGCTGTCACCCCCCGACCCGTCACCACCCGCCGCCGCGTCGAACTCCAGAGCCGCGCCGCCCGCCTGGGCGTGCAGGAAGACCCAGACCGACTGGCCTTCGACCTGCAACTCCCGGCCGGACAGAACCCCCGCGCGGTCGCCCTGGCCGCCAGCTGGCGCAACCTGAACCTCCAGGCGCGCGTTCAGGCGGGCCTGGACCTGCTGCGCACCGGGGGCTTCACGTACACCCTGTCCCCGCCACTGCTGCCCGAACAGGACCGCGTGGACGCCTTCCTGTTCAGCTCCCGCCAGGGCTTCTGCGAACACTACGCCAGTTCCTTCGCATTCCTCATGCGCGCCGCCGGCCTCAGCGCCCGCGTGGTCGGCGGGTACCAGGGCGGCGAGCAGAACGGCTCGTACCTGATCGTGCGCCAGCAGGACGCCCACGCCTGGACGGAAATCTGGCTGCCCGGCCAGGGCTGGGTCCGCGTGGACCCCACCGCCGTCGTCGCACCCGCCCGCGTCAGCGCCGGCCTGAGCACCGCCCTGACCCGCCCACAGGCCGCCGCCCCCACCGCACCCGGCACCCTCAAACGCCTGCAACTCCGCCTGGACGCCATCCAGAACCGCTGGAACGACCTCGTCGTCGACTACGACGGAGACCGCCAGAGCGACCTGCTGACCCGCGCCGGACTGGGCGGCGTGGGCAGCACCCCGTACCTGCTGCTGCTCCCCACCCTGATCGCCCTCACCCTACTCCCCGCCCTGCTGCTCGCCCGCCGCCGCGCCCGCCCCAGCGACCCCGCCAGCCGCGCCCTGCACGACCTGAGCGTGCGCCTGCACCTGCCCCGCGCGCCCGGCGAAACCCCCACCGCGTACATGACCCGCGCCGCCACGCAACACCCGCACCTGCACGCCGCCCTTCAGGACGTCCTGAACGCCTACCACGCCGCCCGCTACGCCCCCCACCCCACCCCGGACACCCTGACCCGCCTGCGCCGCGCCGTTCGCAACATCCGCCGCTGA